A single Hypanus sabinus isolate sHypSab1 chromosome 24, sHypSab1.hap1, whole genome shotgun sequence DNA region contains:
- the med18 gene encoding mediator of RNA polymerase II transcription subunit 18: protein MEAPPVTVMPVIGGAINMMEYILQGSVLDQSLESLLHRLRGLCDNMEPETFVDHELVFLLKAQQGSPFILRARRSVDKPNVPWLLRYLGQPEIGDKNRSALVRNCVDIATSDNLTEFLTEMGFRMDHEFVVKGHIFRKGIMKILVSKVFRILLPNNLENIEPLSLSYLVELNVVAPPGQDAVSDDMKNFSEQLKPLVHLEKVDPKRLHQVS from the exons ATGGAGGCCCCTCCTGTGACCGTGATGCCAGTTATCGGTGGAGCCATCAACATGATGGAGTACATTCTACAGG GGAGTGTGCTGGACCAGAGCCTGGAAAGCCTTCTCCATCGCCTGCGCGGACTTTGTGATAACATGGAGCCGGAGACGTTTGTCGATCACGAGCTGGTCTTCCTGTTGAAAGCTCAGCAGGGAAGCCCATTCATCCTGCGGGCGCGGCGTTCCGTGGACAAGCCGAACGTGCCGTGGCTGCTCCGCTACCTCGGGCAGCCGGAGATCGGCGACAAGAACAGGTCGGCCCTGGTGCGGAACTGCGTGGACATCGCCACGTCGGACAACCTGACGGAGTTCCTCACGGAGATGGGCTTCCGGATGGACCACGAGTTCGTGGTGAAGGGCCACATCTTCCGCAAAGGGATCATGAAGATCCTGGTGTCCAAGGTCTTCCGCATTCTGCTGCCCAACAACCTGGAGAACATCGAGCCCCTGTCGCTGTCCTACCTCGTGGAGCTGAACGTGGTGGCTCCTCCCGGCCAGGATGCAGTTTCAGACGACATGAAGAACTTTTCAGAGCAGCTGAAGCCTTTGGTTCATCTGGAAAAGGTTGACCCAAAAAGATTGCATCAAGTGTCCTGA